ACCTGCTGCAGGACATGGCCGACGGATGCCGGGAGGGCGGATCGGACCGGCGCGGCTGGGTACAGCGGGCCCGCGGCATCGACGGTCTCGTCCAGCGTGCCTTCGACGAGTCGCGGTGGACGCACGAGAGCGTGCGGCTCAACCCACGCCCGTCCGCCGTGCACGCGGGGGAGTACGCGCGGCGCTGGGACCGCACCCTCGAGGACCTGTCGTCGGTGCCGAGCGCCGTGAAGGAACTCGCCCACGCCCTCGACCCGGTGCTCGGCGACGATCCCACCGAGAACGACCGGAACGAGGTGCGGTCGGCGGTCGCGGCGGTGCTCGACTGCCTCGCCGAGGCGACCGACGCCGTCGAACACGGTCGGGAGATCGACCCCGAGGGGTCGTGCCGCTGCAGCCTGGCCGAACTCGAACGGCTGACCACCGCCTCGGACGATCTGGTACTCACGGCGCGGCTCGGCGCCGTCCTGCACACCGCTCACCGGATCGTGGGGGCGCTGGGTCCCGAGGTCAGGTGAGCACGATCAGCTCGGTCGGCGACTCCACCTCGACCCGCAGACCCGCCTTCGACGCGATCCGGGCGAGACCGTCGACGTCACCGGGTTCGGCCCGGGCCAGCACCAGTGCGCGGGCCAGCAGCCCCTTGTGGTGCTTGTTGAAGTGGCTCACGACCTTGCGGGTGCCGTCCGGTTTCTCGGTGAGCACCGTCGCGGTCACCGCACCGGGCACCGGGCCGAGCTGCTGGTAGATCCCCGACCGCAGGTCCACGACGAGCTCCCCGGCCGCCTCCGCGATCAGGGCGTCGGTCAGTTCCGGCCGCCACAGTGCTTTCAGCGTCCCGAAGCCGGGCAGCTTCGAGCCGCCCGACAGTCGGTAGGCGGGAATCGGATCGTCCGCGCGGACCGCCCCGAACAGCGCTGACCCGATACCCACACGCCGGTAGGCCTTGTCCCGCTGGGCGCGGGTGAACGAGGCGGTGTCGAGCGCGTCGTAGAGCACACCGGTGTAGCGCTCGAGCGCGGGCCGGGTGGGAGAGACCCACAGCTTGGCGTTGCGCTCGATCTCGTCGGCGCCCTTGCTGCCCAACCCGAGCGCACGGCTCGACTCCTCGGGGTCGGCGGCGAGGTCGACGAGCGCCTGCACCAGCGTCTCCCGGGTCTCCGTCAGCTGCGGCATCGACAGCTCGGCGAGGTCGAGGGGCGCACCGTCGCCGCCGTCGGACTTGGTCTCGGAAGGGGGGAGAAGCACCAGCACAACCGGTAACCGTACCGATGCCGCCGCGGGCCGGGACGGTAGGCTGCTGGTTCGTGATCACCCGCATGTCGCACCTGTTCCTCCGCACCCTCCGTGACGACCCGGCCGACGCCGAGGTCGCGAGCCACAAGCTGCTCGTCCGAGCCGGCTACGTGCGGCGCATCGCTCCCGGCGTGTACTCGTGGCTGCCGCTGGGCCTGCGTGTGCTCCGGCAGATCGAACGCGTCGTGCGGGAGGAGATGAACTCCATCGGCGCCCAGGAGATCTCCCTGCCGGCGCTGCTGCCCCGCGACCCGTACGAGACCACCAACCGGTGGACCGAGTACGGCGACGGCCTGTTCCGCCTGCAGGACCGCAAGGGTGGCGACTACCTCCTCGGCCCGACCCACGAGGAGATGTTCGCCCTGACCGTCAAGGGTGAGTACAACTCCTACAAGGACTTCCCGGTCACGCTGTACCAGATCCAGACGAAGTACCGCGACGAGGAGCGGCCCCGCGCCGGCATCCTCCGCGGCCGCGAGTTCGTCATGAAGGACTCCTACAGCTTCGACCTCACCGACGAGGGCCTCGCCCAGTCGTACAAGGCGCACCGCGACGCCTACGAGCGCATCTTCACCCGTCTCGGCGTGAAGTACGTCATCGTCTCGGCCACCTCGGGCGCGATGGGCGGCAGTGCCTCGGAGGAGTTCCTCGCCGACTCCCCGGCCGGTGAGGACACCTACGTACGCTGCCTCGAATCGGGCTATGCCGCCAACGTCGAAGCCGTGAAGACCCTCGCCCCCGCGCCGCTCCCCATCGAGGGACAGCCGGAGGCCGTCGTCCACGACACGCCCGACACCCCCACCATCGACTCGTTGGTCTCGGTGGCCTCCGAGCTCCTCGGCCGCGAGGTCCACGCCTCCGAGACCCTCAAGAACATCCTGGTCAAGGTCCGGCAGCCGGGCGGCGAGTGGGAACTGCTCGGCATCGGCATCCCCGGCGACCGCGAGGTCGACGACAAGCGGCTCGAGGCATCCCTCGAACCGGCCGAGGTCGAACTGCTCACCGACGCCGACTTCGAGGCCAACCCCTTCCTCGTCAAGGGCTACATCGGCCCGAAGGCGCTGCTCGACAACGGCGTGCGGTATCTCGTCGACCCGCGCGTGGTGGACGGCACCAGCTGGATCACCGGCGCCGACGAGCACGGCAAGCACGTCTTCGGTCTCGTCGCCGGCCGCGACTTCACCCCGGACGGCACCATCGAGGCCGCCGAGGTCCGCGACGGCGACCCGTCGCCGGACGGTGCCGGCCCGCTCGTGTCGGCGCGCGGCATCGAGATCGGCCACGTCTTCCAGCTCGGCCGCAAGTACACCGACGCGTTCGAGGTCGACGTGCTCGGCGAGAACGGCAAGCCGGTCCGGCCCACCATGGGCTCCTACGGCATCGGCGTGTCGCGCCTGGTCGCCGTCGTCGCCGAGCAGCAGCACGACGACAAGGGTCTGCGCTGGCCGTCGGAGATCGCGCCGTTCGATGTGCACCTGGTGATCGCCAACAAGGACGAGCAGGCCCGTGAGGGCGCCGAGAACCTCGCCGAGGAGCTGTCGAACGCGGGACTCGAGGTTCTGCTCGACGACCGCAAGGCCTCGCCCGGCGTGAAGTTCAAGGACTCCGAGCTGCTGGGCATGCCGCTGGTCGTCGTGGTCGGCCGCGGTTTCGCCGACGGCAAGGTCGAGATCCGCGACCGGTTCTCCGGCGAGGCCGAGGAGGTTCCGGTCGGCGACGCCGTCCGGCACGTCCTCGGCCGCTGATCCGCAATCGGACGCCGACCCGGAACACACTGCAACGACGGTCCGCGCCGCACCTTCCGGGTGCGGCGCGGACCGTGTCGTCGGGGCGTGTGGGGGCTGCCGTCAGGGCTGGCCGGGGAAGGGGAGCGAGGGCGGAGCCCCGAGCCGTACCCGCCAGCGGGCCGCCCGCAATGCCGCCTCGGTGAGCGCGGTGATCGCCGCTCCGCGCGTGGACTCGCTGTGGGCCCGCTCGACCACCGATCGCCACGCGACCGCGGTGTCGTTCTCGATCTGCTCCGCCAGCCGGGCCGCAGAATCGGGATCGGTCACCGGGAACGGCACGGTGTAGCCGGGCGCCGCGACCGGTGGTTCGACGCTCGCGGCGTGCAGCGCCTCGATCGTCGCGTCGCGTCGCGCCCGGTGCGCCGCGGTGTCCTCCGCCACCGCATCCGCCCAGGGATCGGCGAAGGCCGCGACGATGCCGTAGCCGAACACCGCCGCGTGCTCGGCGGCGAGCGCGTCGACGAGGGACTGCTGTTCGGGACCGAGACCGGGAGTGCTCACAGCAGCACCTCCGTCTGCACCGCGCACGCCGCGCTGATCGAGGCGAGCACCCCGGCGCGGTAGCCGGACAGGATGCGCGCCAGGTCCGCGGCCTCCCGCTGCGAGCGGGCCAGCCGTTCCCGCAGTTGCTCGAGGGTCGGGGGATCCCCGGACGGCAGTGCCGGGGTCGTCGACGACGGTGTGAAGCTGGTGGTCGCGCCCCGCATCCGGGCCACCTCGGCCTCGAGCACGTCGGCGTGGGCGGTGCGTTGCTCGGCGATCGTCGTCAGGGCCGCGGCGGAGTCCGGGAGCAGGGCGACGAGCGCGGTGGCGGTGGCCGCGTCCGTGCGGGCCCGGGCGATCTGCGGCTCGAGCGGGTCGGCCCGGTCCGCGTCGTCGTCGGAAGCGCCGCACGCCGTGGTCGTCGCCAGTCCCAGTCCGCCCACCGCGACCGAGGACCACCGCAGCAGGGTCCGGCGCGAGAGGCGTCGGTGGGACGCTGGGGAACGGTCGGCTGTCATGGGCACCGGACCATCGTGCCAGCCTGCGTTCCGCAGTGAGGACGGCGGCCTGGTCACGGCGACGCCGGACGCGGGTTAGGCTTGATGTCTGCCGGTGCGCACCGCCCCGGCCGATGCCCGCTGCGACCACAACTGAACGAGGAGCCTGCCCGCAATGCCTGTGCCGCCCCCGGAGAGGATCGTCGAGCTCGTCTCCGATCTGCTCGCGAATGAGGGATACGACCTGGAGGACGCGGTGGTCACGGCTGCCGGCAAGCACAGTACGGTGCGTCTCCTGGTCGACAGTGACTCCGGTCTCGGCCTCGACGAGGCGGCCCGGCTGAGCCGGCTGGTATCCGAGAAGTTCGACAGCGTGTCCGACTTCGGGGAGGCACCCTACGTGCTCGAGGTCACCAGCCCCGGCATCGGTCGTCCACTGACGCATCCCCGCCACTGGCGGCGCGCACAGGGACGCAAGGCGAAGATCGAACTGGCCGACGAGACGATCGTGGCGCGCATCGGCGAACTCGTCGGTGACGAGATCCGGCTCGTCGTGCCCGACCGCTCCGGCCCCGTGCTGCGGGCGGTGCCGCTCGCCGAGGTGCGGCGCGCGGTGGTGGAGGTGGAGTTCTCGCCGGCCCCGCTGCGGGAACTCGAGCTCGCCGGGGGGCTCCCCGACGGCCGAGTGGCCGCCGGTGTGCTGCCGGAGGAGACCGGTGACGAGACCGACAACGACGACGATTCCGACGACGTGAACGAAACGAAGGTGGACAAGTGAATATCGAGATCGCGGCCCTGCGCATGCTGGAGGCCGAGAAGGGCATCCCGTTCGACGAGCTCATCGCGACGCTCGAGACGGCCCTGCTCACGGCCTACCGGCACGTCGAGGGCCATCAGCCCCACGCGCGGGTCGTCGTCGACACCAAGACCGGTGCCATCCAGGTCATCGCCGAGGAACGCGACGCCGACGGCACCCTGATCGCCGAGTGGGACGACACCCCGGAGGACTTCGGCCGCATCGCCGCCACGACCGCGCGGCAGGTCATCATGCAGCGCATCCGCGACGCCGAGCACGAGCAGCGGTTCGGCGAGTTCGCCGCCCACGAGGGTGAGATCGTCTCCGGTGTCGTCCAGCGCGACGCGCGCGCCAACGCCCGCGGCATGGTGGTCGTCAAGATCGGCGGCGAGGCCAACAACGCCGAGGGCCTGATCCCGCCGGCCGAGCAGGTGCCGGGGGAGACCTACGAGCACGGCGACCGCATCAAGTGCTACGTCGTGGGTGTCTCCCGCGGCCAGCGCGGCCCGCAGATCACCCTCTCGCGCACCCACCCGAACCTCGTGCGGAAGCTGTTCGCACTCGAGGTACCGGAGATCGCCGACGGCTCCGTCGAGATCGTCGCGGTGGCGCGCGAGGCGGGACACCGCTCCAAGATCGCCGTGCACTCGACCGTCCCCGGCCTCAACGCCAAGGGCGCGTGCATCGGCCCGATGGGCCAGCGCGTGCGCAACGTCATGCGCGAGCTCGGCGAGGAGAAGATCGACATCATCGACTACGACGAGGACCCGGCGAAGTTCGTCGGCAACGCCCTGTCGCCGTCGAAGGTGGTGTCCGTCACGGTCGTCGACCCGGATGCGCGCGCCGCACGGGTCGTGGTCCCCGATTTCCAGTTGTCCCTGGCGATCGGCAAGGAGGGTCAAAACGCCCGGCTCGCGGCGCGCCTGACCGGCTGGCGCATCGACATCCGCAGCGACGCCGCGCCCGGCGGGAACGAGGGTTCGCGCCCCGGTCCGACAGGCGCATGAGGGTGGGATGCGGGATTCCGGGCAAAACAGCGGTACAGTGGTCGATGGTTCAGCATGACCTGTCATCGACCGACGGGGAACGCACCTTCCCGGTGCGAACCTGCATCGGATGTCGGCAGAGAACGCTGGCTGCCGATCTGCTGCGGGTCGTGGCGCGGAAACAGGAACCCTCGGGTTTCGCCGTGGTTCCCGATCCCGACCGCAGGCTTCCCGGGCGAGGAGCATGGTTGCATCCCTCTCCGGAGTGCCTCGGTCTCGCCGTTCGGCGCCGAGCATTCGGCAGGGCACTGCGCGTGACCGGGAATCCGGACACCGCGGCGCTGGATCAGCTGGTCGGGTCCACGGAAGAGTGAGCACGGACGCATGGATCGGCTTCGGCCGGGTAGGCGACCGTGGGAACTGAAGACGAGGAACACCAACAGTGACATCGCACTCTGAGAAGAACAGGCACGAACACTCATGAGCACACCGTGAAGCACCAGCGATGAACGTCCATCGGAGATAACCCGAGGTCGTGCGGGCAGTCGGCCGCTCGACCTCATCAGTGAGGAGAGCAGTGGCAGGCAAGGCCCGCGTGCACGAGTTGGCCAAGGAACTCGGTGTCACCAGTAAGGAACTACTCGCGAAGCTCAAGGAGCAGGGCGAGTTCGTGAAGTCCGCGTCGTCGACGGTCGAGCCCCCCGTGGCCCGTCGTCTGCGCGAGTCGTTCGGCAAGACGGAAGGCGACAAGCCGGCCGACAAGGCCGCAACCCCCGCACCGAAGCCCGGTGCGCCCCGGCCGGGTCCCCGGCCCGCCGCTCCCGCCGCCCCGGCGGCCGAGACGGCACGCCCGAAGCCGGGCGCCCCGAAGCCGGCGGCTCCGAAGCCCGCACCGGCTCCGGAGAAACCCGCGGCCCCCGCTGCCCCGGCGGCGGCCCAGGCCCCGGCTCCGAGCCCGGCCCCGCAGGCTCCGCCGCGAAGCCCGGCCCGAAGCCGGCCGGTCCGCG
This region of Rhodococcus sp. Z13 genomic DNA includes:
- the nusA gene encoding transcription termination factor NusA, whose protein sequence is MNIEIAALRMLEAEKGIPFDELIATLETALLTAYRHVEGHQPHARVVVDTKTGAIQVIAEERDADGTLIAEWDDTPEDFGRIAATTARQVIMQRIRDAEHEQRFGEFAAHEGEIVSGVVQRDARANARGMVVVKIGGEANNAEGLIPPAEQVPGETYEHGDRIKCYVVGVSRGQRGPQITLSRTHPNLVRKLFALEVPEIADGSVEIVAVAREAGHRSKIAVHSTVPGLNAKGACIGPMGQRVRNVMRELGEEKIDIIDYDEDPAKFVGNALSPSKVVSVTVVDPDARAARVVVPDFQLSLAIGKEGQNARLAARLTGWRIDIRSDAAPGGNEGSRPGPTGA
- the rimP gene encoding ribosome maturation factor RimP, with the translated sequence MPVPPPERIVELVSDLLANEGYDLEDAVVTAAGKHSTVRLLVDSDSGLGLDEAARLSRLVSEKFDSVSDFGEAPYVLEVTSPGIGRPLTHPRHWRRAQGRKAKIELADETIVARIGELVGDEIRLVVPDRSGPVLRAVPLAEVRRAVVEVEFSPAPLRELELAGGLPDGRVAAGVLPEETGDETDNDDDSDDVNETKVDK
- a CDS encoding YlxR family protein — encoded protein: MVQHDLSSTDGERTFPVRTCIGCRQRTLAADLLRVVARKQEPSGFAVVPDPDRRLPGRGAWLHPSPECLGLAVRRRAFGRALRVTGNPDTAALDQLVGSTEE
- the yaaA gene encoding peroxide stress protein YaaA → MLVLLPPSETKSDGGDGAPLDLAELSMPQLTETRETLVQALVDLAADPEESSRALGLGSKGADEIERNAKLWVSPTRPALERYTGVLYDALDTASFTRAQRDKAYRRVGIGSALFGAVRADDPIPAYRLSGGSKLPGFGTLKALWRPELTDALIAEAAGELVVDLRSGIYQQLGPVPGAVTATVLTEKPDGTRKVVSHFNKHHKGLLARALVLARAEPGDVDGLARIASKAGLRVEVESPTELIVLT
- a CDS encoding ferritin-like domain-containing protein, whose amino-acid sequence is MSTPGLGPEQQSLVDALAAEHAAVFGYGIVAAFADPWADAVAEDTAAHRARRDATIEALHAASVEPPVAAPGYTVPFPVTDPDSAARLAEQIENDTAVAWRSVVERAHSESTRGAAITALTEAALRAARWRVRLGAPPSLPFPGQP
- a CDS encoding proline--tRNA ligase — its product is MITRMSHLFLRTLRDDPADAEVASHKLLVRAGYVRRIAPGVYSWLPLGLRVLRQIERVVREEMNSIGAQEISLPALLPRDPYETTNRWTEYGDGLFRLQDRKGGDYLLGPTHEEMFALTVKGEYNSYKDFPVTLYQIQTKYRDEERPRAGILRGREFVMKDSYSFDLTDEGLAQSYKAHRDAYERIFTRLGVKYVIVSATSGAMGGSASEEFLADSPAGEDTYVRCLESGYAANVEAVKTLAPAPLPIEGQPEAVVHDTPDTPTIDSLVSVASELLGREVHASETLKNILVKVRQPGGEWELLGIGIPGDREVDDKRLEASLEPAEVELLTDADFEANPFLVKGYIGPKALLDNGVRYLVDPRVVDGTSWITGADEHGKHVFGLVAGRDFTPDGTIEAAEVRDGDPSPDGAGPLVSARGIEIGHVFQLGRKYTDAFEVDVLGENGKPVRPTMGSYGIGVSRLVAVVAEQQHDDKGLRWPSEIAPFDVHLVIANKDEQAREGAENLAEELSNAGLEVLLDDRKASPGVKFKDSELLGMPLVVVVGRGFADGKVEIRDRFSGEAEEVPVGDAVRHVLGR